A portion of the Chaetodon trifascialis isolate fChaTrf1 chromosome 7, fChaTrf1.hap1, whole genome shotgun sequence genome contains these proteins:
- the LOC139333602 gene encoding cytochrome P450 4B1-like: protein MGLTEDFVKLQSGWPRVHHWFALVCLAAVVYKLTVLLGKRRAAFLKYDVFPGPPSHWLFGHTKEFKQDGTDLDMLLKWGQQYPYAFPIWIGPFVSSLSIHHPDYVKTILATAEPKNNLSYGFLESWIGDGLLVSKGQKWFRHRRLLTPGFHYEVLKPYTKLMSDSAKTMLDKWEHYADTDKSFELFEQVSLMTLDSMLKCGFSYNSNCQTEGGTNAYIKAVYDLSNLINVRLRTFPYHSDFIFYLSPHGFRYRKACRIAHSHTEEVIRKRKEALKEEKELDRIQAKRYLDFLDILLFAKDEKQQGLSDEDLRAEVDTFMFEGHDTTASGLSFILYCLACNPEHQKICRDEIMQVLEGKDTVEWEDLSKLPYTTMCIKESLRLYPPVPGISRIITKPMTFFDGRTLPAGSLIGINVYGIHRNAAVWENPDVFDPLRFLPENVSKRSPHAFVPFSAGPRNCIGQNFAMNELKVATALTLKKYELMEDTTHKPKIIGRLVLRSINGIHIKIKSVDPQA, encoded by the exons ATGGGGTTAACTGAGGATTTCGTGAAACTGCAGTCGGGCTGGCCTCGTGTGCATCACTGGTTTGCGCTGGTTTGTCTCGCTGCTGTCGTCTATAAGTTAACGGTCTTGCTCGGCAAAAGAAGGGCCGCGTTTCTTAAATATGACGTTTTCCCAGGACCACCCAGCCACTGGCTTTTTGGACATACAAAGGAG tttAAACAAGATGGGACAGACTTGGACATGTTGTTGAAATGGGGACAGCAGTACCCTTATGCTTTCCCAATATGGATTGGTCCCTTTGTTTCTTCCCTCAGCATTCATCATCCAGATTATGTGAAAACCATACTGGCAACGGCAG AGCCAAAAAATAATCTGTCATATGGGTTTCTTGAGTCCTGGATTG gGGATGGCTTACTGGTGTCAAAGGGCCAGAAGTGGTTTCGTCACAGAAGGCTCTTGACCCCAGGTTTCCATTATGAAGTTTTGAAACCATACACAAAACTGATGTCAGACTCTGCTAAAACTATGCTG GATAAATGGGAACATTATGCAGATACCGACAAATCCTTTGAATTGTTTGAGCAAGTCAGCCTGATGACACTGGACAGCATGTTGAAATGTGGCTTCAGCTACAACAGCAACTGTCAGACCGAGGG TGGAACAAATGCATACATCAAAGCAGTGTATGACCTCAGTAATCTGATTAATGTGCGGCTGAGGACATTTCCATACCACAGCGACTTCATTTTCTACCTCAGCCCACATGGCTTCAGATACAGAAAAGCATGCAGGATCGCTCACAGTCATACAG AGGAAGTCatcagaaagaggaaagaagctctaaaggaagagaaggagctgGACCGCATACAAGCCAAGAGATACTTGGACTTTCTGGACATCCTTCTCTTTGCAAAA GATGAGAAGCAGCAGGGTCTGTCAGATGAAGATCTACGAGCAGAAGTGGACACCTTCATGTTTGAGGGCCATGACACCACCGCCAGTGGCCTCTCTTTCATCCTCTACTGTCTGGCCTGCAACCCAGAACACCAGAAGATTTGCAGGGATGAGATCATGCAAGTTCTGGAGGGCAAGGACACCGTGGAGTG GGAGGACCTCAGTAAACTTCCATACACTACAATGTGCATAAAAGAATCCCTCCGTCTTTACCCTCCTGTACCAGGAATATCCAGAATTATCACCAAACCCATGACTTTTTTTGATGGAAGGACTCTGCCAGCAg GTAGTCTCATTGGGATAAATGTGTATGGGATTCACAGGAATGCAGCTGTCTGGGAAAACCCTGAC GTCTTTGACCCGTTGCGTTTCCTACCAGAGAATGTTTCCAAGAGGTCACCTCATGCATTTGTGCCTTTCTCTGCTGGACCAAG AAACTGCATTGGTCAGAACTTTGCcatgaatgagctgaaagtgGCGACAGCCCTGACACTGAAGAAATACGAGCTGATGGAAGACACCACTCACAAACCCAAGATAATTGGTCGGCTGGTGCTTCGCTCAATCAATGGCATCCACATCAAGATCAAATCTGTTGATCCACAAGCATAA